Proteins from a genomic interval of Trichoderma breve strain T069 chromosome 2, whole genome shotgun sequence:
- a CDS encoding ankyrin repeats (3 copies) domain-containing protein translates to MSPNTRSHADYNVGWVCALPQEQTAAMAMLDERHESLSKPPTDTNAYTLGSIAATVATQMVQTFPSIKIGLLVGIGGGIPPKVRLGDVVVSTPDGQFPGVVQWDLGKSTEGGKFTRTGSLNNPPSSLLSALGKLESKHELEGSKIPDFLDQFGEKYPLAAKTYLFSTSLKDVLFKSVYLHVRESCDSCDPSQIMQRKGRPMRIHYGLIASSNTTIEDAELRDRLHKELGKKLFCVETEAAGLMNSFPCIVIRGICDYVDSHKNKTWQKYAAVVAAAFAKELLGCVQSSDVEGERPIIDILNEVKDELYQISRHVKAGFGETKKGLDSLIGDQKLQKENEALAWLSSIDSTSMHHDYIKKCEPGTGQDLLNSEELQQWKNISRTTLFCPGIPGAGKTFQTAILIDYLSREFRHDDTIGLAFFYYRFDRQDAQKPEQLIANLIKQLGQDHQASRERIQSFYEDHKKKGSQPLIEELVHLLQVITSLLSRAYVIIDALDECGDNDYSRTRLLDSLFAAQKKGLNICATSRKVHAIEQRFEGAIKWQVIPSENDIFSFLDRRMAQLPDFVQSNVPLQEEIKECIESAIEGMFLLAQMYIDSLVGKRSIASVRRALEGLKTYPKERIDRVDVLSKAYHKAMERIQQQKGDLPTDAMTILAWVVKSKKPLPLGILRLILAIDTRKCMIDEDNFPTASHITQACAPLVVIESETQEARLAHYTIQEYFERSNNNWMEKSQQLIANTCMSYLSFSTIRSVFKNENDDEGNFHNYATEFWAYHTEAALLIQGLEIQRVESFLHIRMNSDLWHDSLMQIDLARTNLSTHETDDLLQISEQVVELHVAACLGLSGIVAELINKGCDPDVRDKRNRSPLWWAAYNGHAGIVELLLRQKVNIEVKDTFFYTTPLKLAAKRGASSIVRLLLDKDADLEPGNRNQAGSPVIVSKEVRSALISVDEMFQPHSTDTFEENWWCLSPLALAAKGGHEEVSALLLTGGAKTEIKSDYGPEIPPLHVAVEADRESIVKLLLTHGADVEMRDGEGSTALHIASISSQMSIIELLLSNGADIKSQDKAGFTALHLAALNDRANIVQLFLSNGADVRAQAKRGVTALHDTAMSDGKLSTVNALLANGASIDTQDKSGCTSLRIAAESSSANVIEPFLAHGAAVDIQDNSGSTALSIAVGDESLDIVEVLLAHGADVNVRDKEGRTALHIAAYGNFDDIAERLLAHGAGVDIRNGDGQTALHIAVSYYDSSVVEILLAYGADVNIPDNDGRTALHIAASVTYCGKIWLYEFSRHAA, encoded by the exons ATGAGTCCCAACACCAGATCCCATGCTGATTACAACGTCGGATGGGTCTGCGCGCTGCCACAAGAGCAAACTGCAGCTATGGCCATGCTAGATGAGAGGCATGAAAGTCTATCTAAGCCTCCTACTGATACCAATGCCTATACACTTGGCTCTATAG CAGCCACTGTGGCTACACAAATGGTTCAAACatttccatccatcaaaaTCGGTCTCCTGGTCGGCATAGGAGGAGGAATCCCGCCAAAGGTGAGACTGGGCGATGTAGTTGTGAGCACTCCAGATGGTCAGTTTCCTGGAGTTGTTCAGTGGGATCTCGGCAAGTCAACTGAAGGGGGAAAGTTTACAAGGACTGGTTCTCTCAACAATCCACCCAGCTCATTATTATCAGCACTGGGCAAACTAGAATCGAAACACGAACTAGAGGGTTCAAAGATCCCGGATTTTCTTGACCAATTCGGAGAAAAATATCCACTAGCCGCAAAGACATATCTGTTTTCCACTTCACTTAAGGATGTATTGTTCAAATCAGTCTATCTACATGTCA GAGAAAGCTGCGATTCATGCGACCCATCCCAAATCATGCAAAGAAAAGGTCGGCCTATGCGCATTCATTACGGTCTTATAGCATCTAGCAATACGACAATCGAGGATGCAGAATTACGGGACAGGCTACACAAGGAGCTGGGCAAGAAACTATTTTGCGTTGAAACGGAGGCTGCCGGACTGATGAACAGTTTTCCATGTATTGTGATACGAGGTATCTGTGACTATGTGGACTCCCACAAGAACAAAACATGGCAGAAATACGCGGCTGTAGTAGCAGCGGCATTCGCAAAGGAGCTTTTGGGTTGCGTTCAGTCAAGTGATGTTGAAGGAGAGCGGCCCATAATAGATATATTGAACGAGG TCAAGGATGAACTGTATCAAATAAGTCGACATGTTAAAGCCGGTTTTGGAGAGACCAAGAAAGGCCTCGATAGCCTTATCGGGG ATCAAAAacttcaaaaagaaaacgaagcTCTGGCATGGCTGAGTTCTATTGACTCTACGTCTATGCATCATGACTACATCAAGAAATGCGAACCTGGAACAGGGCAAGACCTCTTAAATTCTGAAGAACTTCAGCAATGGAAAAACATTTCACGAACGACGTTATTCTGTCCCGGCATTCCTGGTGCCGGAAAGACCTTTCAGACAGCTATCCTAATAGACTATTTGAGCCGTGAATTTCGGCACGATGATACGATTGGCCTTGCTTTCTTCTATTACCGGTTCGACCGCCAAGACGCACAGAAGCCAGAGCAGCTCATTGCAAATCTCATCAAGCAGTTGGGCCAAGATCACCAGGCTTCTCGAGAAAGGATACAAAGTTTTTATGAAGATCATAAGAAGAAAGGTAGTCAGCCGCTGATTGAAGAGCTCGTCCATCTGCTCCAGGTCATAACATCATTGCTCTCGAGAGCCTACGTTATTATTGATGCTCTGGATGAATGTGGCGATAATGATTATAGCCGCACAAGATTGCTTGATAGCCTATTTGCTGCACAAAAGAAAGGGCTTAATATTTGCGCTACATCTCGAAAGGTTCACGCCATTGAACAGAGATTTGAGGGCGCCATAAAGTGGCAGGTCATTCCCAGCGAAAATGACATTTTTTCGTTCCTTGATAGACGCATGGCCCAGCTGCCCGATTTTGTGCAAAGCAACGTACCTTTACAAGAGGAGATCAAAGAATGCATAGAGTCTGCTATTGAAGGGAT GTTTCTTCTAGCTCAGATGTACATCGACTCTCTTGTTGGTAAGAGATCCATTGCCAGTGTCCGGAGGGCACTAGAGGGTTTGAAGACATACccaaaagaaagaattgaTAGAGTAGATGTTCTAAGCAAAGCCTATCACAAGGCGATGGAACGAATACAGCAACAAAAAGGCGATTTGCCCACAGACGCAATGACCATTCTTGCGTGGGTGGTAAAATCCAAGAAACCACTTCCACTCGGCATACTTCGCTTAATACTCGCAATTGACACTAGAAAATGTATGATAGATGAAGATAATTTCCCAACTGCTAGTCATATCACTCAAGCTTGCGCGCCGCTTGTTGTGATAGAAAGCGAAACTCAAGAGGCTCGACTAGCCCATTACACTATCCAAGAATATTTTGAAAGATCAAATAACAATTGGATGGAAAAATCCCAGCAATTGATTGCTAATACTTGCATGTCATATCTTTCATTTTCGACAATTCGTTCTGTTTTCAAGAACgaaaatgatgatgaaggaaATTTTCACAACTATGCAACAGAATTCTGGGCATATCATACAGAAGCAGCTTTATTAATTCAAGGATTAGAAATCCAAAGAGTAGAGTCTTTCCTTCACATCAGGATGAACTCAGATTTGTGGCACGATTCCTTGATGCAGATAGACTTGGCACGCACCAACCTCTCTACACACGAAACGGATGATCTACTCCAAATTTCGGAGCAAGTGGTCGAGTTGCATGTCGCAGCCTGCTTAGGTCTATCAGGCATAGTGGCAGAGCTAATCAACAAGGGATGCGACCCCGATGTTAGAGACAAGCGGAACAGATCCCCTCTGTGGTGGGCAGCTTATAACGGGCATGCGGGTATCGTCGAACTCTTACTAAGACAAAAGGTCAATATCGAAGTGAAAGACACTTTTTTCTACACGACGCCTTTGAAGCTAGCTGCAAAACGAGGGGCATCATCAATTGTTAGATTGCTGTTGGATAAAGATGCAGATTTAGAACCCGGAAACAGGAACCAAGCAGGCAGTCCTGTCATTGTTTCCAAGGAGGTTCGTTCGGCATTGATTTCAGTGGACGAGATGTTTCAACCCCACAGCACTGATACCTTTGAAGAAAATTGGTGGTGCCTCAGTCCACTTGCACTGGCGGCAAAGGGAGGGCACGAAGAGGTCTCAGCATTGCTTTTAACAGGGGGCGCGAAGACAGAGATCAAAAGTGATTATGGACCGGAAATACCACCATTACATGTCGCCGTAGAGGCCGATCGAGAAAGTATAGTTAAGCTATTGCTCACACATGGAGCAGATGTGGAAATGCGAGATGGGGAGGGCTCGACAGCGTTGCATATCGCTTCAATTTCTAGTCAGATGAGTATAATCGAGCTTCTACTCTCAAATGGTGCAGATATAAAGAGCCAAGATAAAGCGGGTTTCACAGCATTGCATCTTGCTGCATTGAACGACCGGGCGAACATTGTCCAACTATTTCTCTCGAACGGTGCAGATGTCAGGGCCCAGGCTAAAAGGGGTGTGACAGCGTTGCATGACACTGCAATGTCTGATGGAAAGCTGAGTACAGTCAACGCATTGCTCGCAAACGGCGCAAGCATAGACACCCAAGATAAATCCGGCTGCACATCGTTACGTATCGCTGCAGAATCAAGTAGCGCCAATGTGATCGAACCATTCCTCGCACATGGCGCAGCCGTGGATATCCAAGACAATTCGGGCTCGACAGCGTTGAGTATCGCTGTAGGGGATGAAAGCCTAGATATTGTTGAAGTCTTGCTTGCACATGGAGCAGACGTGAACGTCCGAGACAAAGAAGGACGGACAGCGTTGCATATTGCTGCATATGGAAACTTCGACGATATCGCTGAACGATTGCTCGCACATGGTGCAGGCGTGGATATTCGAAATGGAGACGGCCAGACAGCCTTGCACATAGCTGTGAGCTATTACGACTCGAGCGTGGTCGAAATCTTGCTCGCATATGGAGCCGATGTGAACATCCCGGACAACGACGGACGGACAGCATTACATATTGCGGCAAG CGTTACATATTGTGGCAAAATCTGGCTATACGAGTTTAGCCGCCATGCTGCTTGA
- a CDS encoding OPT oligopeptide transporter protein domain-containing protein, producing the protein MASAQLEKRDELVSAGPIITEEALNRKEQAEIIGVDEKGGANLDVESKEDLTAGKTLYTLTNENGEEEVVDEDDPRIKDIPPYVRRIVSFTNDPTEPTLTFRYFLLTILFVAPGAFLSQMAHYRTTYAPYSVFFVQIASNYVGVWLAKVLPAWWVGIPGTKWGFNMNPGPFSTKEHVLVTISAASGATYNLGYTPISMSELYFNQPVNGAVATFFMLAITWTGYSYAALARQFLIYDPQYPWFQSLCQTALFETQKKQRENPSRASRKQMIVFFAVMGGVILWQFLPEFVFPFLGSLAFLCWVAPHNKTANFVGAGFGGMGFLNLSFDWSSISTNGSLFLTPWWTQVVLFAAFVVNCWILIPAAKFGNLGKWHHQLMSNRVFLENGTSYPLTDLLTADAKLNETAYEQYGELFVGTQSLWSMFFDYASYSSALVWMLLFGWPQIKESFRKLKERSTKKDSGKITEQYKDQINILQRPYDEIPFWWFAVLFLVSFVMLIAMVGKNLLFIPVWTYFVAIATGALVVVPLGWLYALSNFQLPIGTTNELLYGVMVNAVSGFKNPCGASTYGAIAGDAWYRAQLNLQDMKIGHYMHVPPKAVFFSQVFGSAIGIPIDYAVIRWVIDTKRDYLSGAKEDPTHQWTGQSLASSLTSGVQYVLVGPSRLFKQDIYKPVPYGFLVGAVCPIIIFFLHKMFPRAKFQLWNTTIFFSAMSIFYGNISTGYTSSFIGGFVVMFLAYRYRYDLWARWNYILAAAFDAGFNFNMLLIFLCFGAGKIIEMPNWWGNNAESSERCFALDD; encoded by the exons ATGGCATCTGCTCAGCtggaaaagagagatgaaCTGGTCTCTGCCGGGCCCATCATCACCGAAGAGGCCCTGAACCGAAAGGAACAGGCCGAAATCATCGGTGTTGATGAAAAGGGTGGCGCCAATCTCGATGTCGAATCGAAAGAGGACCTCACTGCCGGCAAGACTTTGTACACCCTCACCAATGAGAacggcgaggaggaggttgtcgatgaagatgatccCAGAATCAAGGACATTCCTCCTTATGTGAGGCGCATCGTCAGCTTCACCAACGATCCTACCGAACCGACTCTGACCTTTCGATACTTCCTCCTTACTATTCTTTTCGTCGCCCCGGGTGCTTTCTTGTCACAGATGGCCCACTACCGAACAACATATGCCCCCTactccgtcttcttcgtccagATTGCCTCCAACTATGTTGGTGTATGGCTTGCCAAGGTCCTCCCAGCCTGGTGGGTTGGCATCCCCGGTACCAAATGGGGATTCAACATGAACCCAGGCCCCTTCAGCACCAAAGAGCACGTCCTGGTCACCATTTCTGCAGCATCTGGAGCCACTTACAACCTAGGTTACACCCCCATCTCCATGTCCGAACTCTACTTCAACCAGCCCGTCAACGGCGCCGTGGCCACTTTCTTCATGTTGGCCATCACCTGGACCGGCTACTCATACGCAGCCCTGGCTCGCCAGTTCTTAATCTACGACCCTCAGTACCCCTGGTTCCAGTCTCTCTGCCAGACTGCCCTCTTCGAGacccagaagaagcagcgtGAGAACCCAAGCCGTGCCTCTCGCAAGCAGATGATTGTCTTCTTCGCTGTCATGGGCGGTGTCATCCTGTGGCAATTCTTGCCGGAGTTCGTGTTCCCCTTTTTGGGCTCTCTGGCGTTCCTCTGCTGGGTTGCGCCGCATAACAAGACGGCCAACTTTGTTGGTGCTGGCTTCGGTGGTATGGGATTCTTGAACTTGTCGTTTGACTGGTCTAGTATCTCGACCAACGGAAGTCTGTTCTTGACTCCTTGGTGGACTCAGGTTGTcctctttgctgcctttgtggTCAACTGTTGGATCCTGATTCCTGCTGCCAAGTTTGGTAACCTTGGAAAGTGGCACCACCAGTTGATGTCTAACCGTGTCTTCTTGG AAAACGGAACAAGCTATCCTTTGACCGATCTCCTGACTGCAGACGCCAAGCTGAACGAGACTGCGTATGAACAATACGGCGAGCTGTTTGTCGGCACTCAAAGTCTGTGGAGCATGTTCTTCGATTACGCCTCATACTCTTCGGCCCTCGTctggatgctgctcttcGGCTGGCCCCAGATCAAGGAGAGCTTCAGGAAACTCAAGGAGCGTTCGACCAAGAAGGACTCTGGCAAGATTACGGAGCAATACAAGGATCAGATCAACATCCTGCAGCGACCCTATGATGAGATTCCATTCTGGTGGTTTGCCGTCCTGTTTTTGGTCTCGTTTGTCATGCTCATCGCCATGGTTGGCAAGAACTTGCTGTTCATTCCCGTGTGGACCTACTTTGTGGCCATTGCGACGGGAGCTCTTGTTGTCGTGCCGCTGGGCTGGCTGTATGCTTTGTCCAACTTTCAACTG CCTATTGGGACAACAAATGAACTCTTATACGGTGTCATGGTAAACGCCGTATCTGGATTCAAGAACCCCTGCGGTGCTTCCACTTATGGTGCCATCGCCGGAGACGCCTGGTATCGTGCGCAGCTCAACCTTCAGGACATGAAGATTGGTCACTACATGCATGTTCCTCCCaaggccgtcttcttctctcaagTCTTTGGTTCAGCCATCGGCATCCCAATTGACTATGCCGTCATTCGATGGGTCATCGACACCAAAAGAGACTATCTTTCTGGCGCCAAAGAAGATCCTACTCACCAGTGGACTGGTCAGTCTCTGGCCTCGTCTCTCACTTCTGGCGTCCAGTATGTGCTTGTTGGTCCCAGCCGTCTCTTCAAGCAGGATATTTATAAGCCTGTTCCTTATGGCTTCTTGGTTGGTGCCGTGTgccccatcatcatcttcttcctgcaTAAGATGTTCCCGCGAGCCAAGTTCCAGCTGTGGaacaccaccatcttcttctcagccatgTCCATCTTTTATGGCAACATCAGCACGGGCTACACATCGAGCTTCATTGGAGGCTTCGTGGTCATGTTCCTTGCGTACCGATACCGCTATGACCTGTGGGCACGCTGGAACTATATTttggcagcagcttttgATGCGGgtttcaacttcaacatgctgctcatcttcttgtgCTTTGGCGCGGGCAAGATTATTGAGATGCCCAACTGGTGGGGAAACAATGCGGAGAGCAGCGAGCGCTGCTTTGCGCTGGATGACTGA
- a CDS encoding UEV domain-containing protein has product MPVQQHVLNWLYSVLTSEYHDVNRTYNDVATVLARYPTLAPRTDVHTFPNGASALLVHLTGTIPVLFRGTTYRFPVSIWVPHAYPREAPLVYVTPTETMMVRPGQHVDPQGQVYHPYLAGWVDFWDKSSLNDFLSVLSDVFAKEPPVISRQQPRATTQSPPPAQEPPPITPHPPERPPASTSSPAQPYPNQAESRPPPPPPKPHQETPRQEAPRQEAPHQDVRSPPPIPPHPHLSSPTPPSSGYSNAQGPVPPQSPPHGHPQPLPQFQPLGATPGYKGQSSTQSQLPPQAQWQPPQQQQAWDRYPPPQHQQQQQPPQPQPQPPYQKSPPPPNLLDDGLSLEIKPQTIEAPPIPPNPEKDALLRQLAQTLASIRQRSRQQNESSMAGLEAQQGAMLSAMSAIQAEMGQLTQFTSIITSNTNILHDALRKADAVIEGSRNHVVPDIDELLVAPTVVSNQLYRVVAEERALGDAIFMLGRAVERGRISPAAFAKMTRSLAREWYLKKALARKIAQGMGLMV; this is encoded by the exons ATGCCTGTCCAACAGCATGTGCTCAACTGGCTCTACAGCGTCCTGACAAGT GAATATCACGATGTGAACCGCACCTACAACGACGTCGCCACCGTTCTCGCACGATACCCAACCCTTGCTCCACGAACCGATGTGCACA CCTTCCCCAATGGCGCCAGCGCCCTCCTGGTGCATTTGACCGGCACGATCCCGGTCCTCTTCCGAGGCACCACGTACAGGTTTCCAGTTTCAATATGGGTGCCACATGCGTATCCGCGAGAGGCACCGCTGGTGTATGTGACGCCGACGGAGACAATGATGGTTCGTCCAGGCCAGCATGTCGATCCCCAGGGCCAGGTCTATCACCCATATCTAGCTGGCTGGGTCGACTTTTGGGAT AAATCAAGCTTGAACGACTTTCTTTCCGTCTTGAGCGACGTCTTCGCAAAAGAGCCGCCAGTTATCTCGCGCCAGCAGCCCCGAGCAACAACCCAGAGCCCGCCTCCCGCCCAAGAGCCACCCCCGATCACGCCTCATCCTCCAGAAAGGCCTCCTGCCTCGACGTCTTCGCCTGCTCAACCGTATCCCAACCAAGCAGAATCTCGTCCACCACCCCCGCCCCCGAAACCTCACCAAGAAACCCCGCGTCAGGAAGCCCCTCGCCAGGAAGCTCCTCATCAGGATGTTCGCTCACCCCCGCCAATTCCACCTCACccccatctctcttctcccactcCTCCTAGCTCTGGA TATTCCAATGCTCAAGGGCCTGTCCCCCCTCAGTCTCCTCCTCATGGTCACCCGCAACCTTTGCCACAGTTCCAACCGTTAGGAGCAACCCCTGGATACAAAGGTCAATCCAGCACACAGAGTCAACTACCGCCACAAGCACAATGGCAGccaccacagcagcagcaggcatgGGACAGATATCCCCCTccacagcaccagcagcaacaacaaccccctcagcctcagcctcaacctccttATCAGAAATCGCCACCACCTCCGAACCTTCTTGATGACGGTTTGAGTTTGGAAATTAAGCCACAAACGATTGAAGCTCCCCCTATCCCCCCGAACCCCGAAAAGGATGCTCTTCTCAGGCAGCTCGCCCAGACACTGGCCTCTATCCGGCAACGCAGCCGACAACAGAATGAGTCTAGTATGGCCGGATTAGAGGCACAGCAGGGTGCGATGCTGTCTGCCATGTCCGCCATACAAGCTGAGATGGGCCAGCTTACACAGTTCACCAGTATCATCACTTCCAATACGAACATTCTTCATGATGCTCTGCGCAAAGCAGATGCTGTTATTGAAGGATCGAGGAACCACGTGGTCCCAGATATCGATGAGCTATTAGTAGCCCCGACAGTAGTATCGAACCAACTGTACAGGGTAGTGGCAGAAGAAAGAGCACTGGGCGACGCCATATTCATGCTTGGTCGTGCGGTTGAGAGAGGTCGCATTTCCCCCGCTGCGTTTGCGAAGATGACGCGATCTCTAGCGAGAGAATGGTATCTGAAGAAAGCTCTAGCACGCAAAATTGCGCAGGGAATGGGGCTCATGGTATGA
- a CDS encoding tannase and feruloyl esterase domain-containing protein, whose translation MKHTFFGSILPLLPMALGSSQLSFEQFCTSGLEGYAKTANHGQFTITNVTYIPTGAISLSNLSPTNLTNTAAFCRVFASVPYPKDNHVSFEVWLPDKVNYNNRFLSVGNGGFSSIIDEISLTNAVNSGYACAGGNTGHLDSDNNGGSGAPGVYLPFLHDKEQVEAWIHNSIAMFTSAAKEIVEKVYGCAPKYSYYQGCSTGGAQGFALAQFHPTLFDGIVAGSPGNWYSHLALSFLWNSVDNTSTSYLPQESLDLITQHVLDKCDTLDGVKDGVIENPLICDYDISNLECQNSHSSNCLTKQQIAQVKKIYQGPKNSHTGASLYPGFSVGSEKAWIQQESVLADAFAIPILQNRVFDNLSYDATTFDWNHDIKALDETVGILIDEVTPNLSAFKAHGAKMVVTQAWADPYNAALWPIQHREQLQQAMSGNIDDWFGLFMVPGGGHCGSNPAYPQVPGTWHSLDTLVSWVEHGQKPTQMLSTQPADGTNRTRKLCRWPMVAHYKGGNPDDWTSYSCQ comes from the exons ATGAAGCATACTTTCTTTGGCAGTATCCTGCCCCTGTTGCCTATGGCCTTGGGGTCATCTCAACTCTCATTTGAGCAATTCTGCACAAGCGGATTAGAAGGATATGCCAAAACAGCTAACCATGGGCAATTTACCATTACTAATGTAACTTATATTCCAACGGGGGCAATTTCGCTTTCAAATCTCTCGCCGACCAATTTGACAAACACGGCTGCATTCTGCCGAGTCTTTGCGTCTGTTCCGTATCCAAAGGACAACCACGTCAGTTTTGAGGTTTGGCTACCTGACAAGGTGAATTATAACAACCGCTTCCTATCTGTCG GAAATGGTGGCTTTTCAAGCATCATCGACGAGATCTCTCTCACCAATGCAGTTAATTCCGGCTATGCTTGTGCAGGAGGCAACACTGGACATCTAGATAGCGACAACAATGGAGGCAGCGGAGCCCCGGGCGTTTATCTGCCGTTTTTGCACGACAAAGAGCAGGTCGAAGCTTGGATTCACAACTCCATCGCCATGTTCACTTCCGcagccaaggagattgtggaGAAAGTATATGGATGTGCACCAAAATATTCCTACTATCAAGGATGTTCGAcaggaggagctcaaggcttTGCTCTTGCCCAGTTTCATCCTACTCTATTTGATGGTATAGTCGCTGGATCTCCGGGGAACTGGTATTCACATCTTGCCTTGTCATTTCTATGGAATAGCGTTGATAATACG AGCACGTCCTACTTACCCCAAGAATCTCTGGATTTAATCACACAGCATGTCTTAGATAAATGCGACACTTTGGATGGCGTCAAAGATGGCGTCATTGAGAACCCACTGATTTGCGATTATGATATCTCGAATCTTGAGTGTCAAAATTCTCACAGTTCCAACTGTCTTACAAAGCAGCAAATTGCCCAAGTCAAGAAAATCTACCAAGGCCCGAAGAATTCGCATACAGGTGCCAGCTTATATCCGGGCTTTTCTGTAGGCAGCGAAAAAGCATGGATACAGCAGGAGAGTGTTCTCGCAGACGCTTTCGCAATTCCCATCCTCCAGAACAGGGTTTTTGACAACTTGTCATATGATGCGACAACTTTTGATTGGAATCATGATATTAAGGCCCTAGATGAGACCGTTGGCATTCTTATTGATGAGGTCACCCCGAATCTCTCAGCGTTTAAAGCCCACGGCGCTAAGATGGTGGTGACCCAGGCTTGGGCAGACCCTTATAATGCCGCACTTTGGCCAATACAGCATCGTGAACAACTCCAACAGGCCATGTCTGGGAATATTGATGATTGGTTTGGGCTATTCATGGTTCCTG GGGGCGGACACTGCGGCTCTAACCCAGCCTATCCTCAAGTACCG GGAACCTGGCATTCGCTCGACACCCTTGTTAGCTGGGTAGAGCACGGTCAGAAACCGACTCAGATGCTGAGCACTCAGCCTGCTGACGGAACTAATAGAACAAGGAAGCTGTGTAGGTGGCCAATGGTAGCACATTACAAAGGTGGCAACCCAGATGACTGGACATCATATTCTTGCCAGTGA